The region GCAGCAGGCAAAACACCAAAACAGCGACAACAGCGCTTCGATAGCGCCCCCAAAGATCGGCCAGGGAAAAAAACGGCGGCGCATCGAAAGGCGGCGCACGCATCCGGTGCAAAACCTCCTCCACCGGGCCATAGTCGGCGGGAATGGTAAACCCCTCGATCCCCAGAGCGTGCGCCAGCTCTGTGTGCTCCCCAAGGGTCAACAAGGCCACCGTCAACCGCCGGGCCCGGTCGGCCTCCAAACCGGGCCGCACCGCCACGGGCCACTCGGGATACAGCCGGGTCGAGGTCGCGTGCGGAAAAAACGGCTCCTCCTGGCGATGCAACACCCGCACTGAGGCCGGGTCGAGCGTCCCTTTGGCCACCATGGCTTCCATCTCGCTGGTGTGCACAAAGGCGACATCGACGCGCCCCTCAAGCAGAGCCTCCACGGCCCTGTCATGGGGCATGCCGGTGACCAGGATCTGCTCGCCCTGGGGGATGGGTACCCCGGCGGCCAGCAGTTCGAAGGCTTGCACCTGGAAGCTCCCCAAGGACTCCACGGACGGCGTAGCCACCCGCTTGCCGACGAGATCGGACAAGGTCGTGATCTGGGGGTCGTCGGCGCGCCCCAAGATAACCCCGCCAAACGAACTCAGGGCCTTTTCCCCCTCGCGGACCACCTTGGTGGCCACGGGGGCCGACACGGCAGAGCGGGCTTTCAAAACGCTGTAATGGGATGGATTGGTGATCACCACGTCAAGGGCCACGGCGCTCACCGCCGCGTTCATCTCCGGGGTGCCATAGGCCTCCACCACGACGGAGCCCCCCAGGGCCTCTTGCAGATACTGGGCCAAGGGCTGCCACTGAGCCCGCGTTCTGGCCACATCACGACAGGCCAGCAGCCCCACCCGCAACGGCTCGTCGGCCTGAACGGCGCCAAGGCCGGTCAAAAACACAAAGAGCACGACCAGGATCTTGTTCACGGCATCGCTCCTGTCCCCGTCCAGTGCTTGGGGACCCGGCGTCCGGTTTCGACCGCCCTCGCCAGTCCCCCCGGGGACCCCGGGACGGGGGAGAGAGCGGGCCACTCCCTCCCTCGTGTGTCTTCAAGATGACACTCCTTGAGACTTTTGGCAAATGGGGCTGCCGCTTAAGCCAGCGCGCCGTGGCAGTGCTTGTACTTTTTGCCCGAACCGCAAGGGCAAGGCTCGTTGCGCGAGACCGGCCCCCAGGTTTCGGGGCGCTGGGGATCGATGGGGTGACCGGTCACGCTCATGGCGACGGGGCCGGTCGCCGAGGTCGGGATCGGGGGCTCGGTCTGGGCCTGGGGCGGCGGCTCGAAGTTGAGCTGAACGTTGCACAACACCGCCGTGACCCGCTCGCGCAGTTCGGACAGCATAGCCTGGAACAGCGAGAAGGCTTCCGACTTGTATTCGTTGAGCGGGTCGCGCTGGCCGTAGGCGCGCAAGGAAATGCCTTGGCGCAGGTGCTCCAGGTGCAGCAGATGTTCCTTCCACACGCCATCCAGGATTTGCAGCAGCAGGCTCTTTTCGACCATACGAATGACCGACGCGCCATAGAGGGCGACGCGCTCGGCCATGTGGGCGTCGGCGGCCTCGACCAGACGGGCGCACACCTCGTCGGTGGCGATGCCTTCCTCGTGGGCCCAGTCGGCCAGCGGCACCGACAAGCCCAAGATCCGCTCGACCTTTTCGGCCAGCCCCTCGACATCCCACTGCTCGGGCATGGCTTTGTGGGGCATGGCGGCCAGCACCATGTCCTCGATGACTTCGTGGCGCATGGCGGACACGGTCTCGCTCACGTCCTCGACGATCATCAGATCGCGGCGCTGTTCGTAGACGACCTTGCGCTGGTCGTTCATGACGTCGTCGAACTTGAGCAGGTTCTTGCGGATCTCGAAGTTGCGCGCTTCGACTTTTTGCTGGGCTTTTTCCAGGGCTTTGTTGACCCAGGGGTGGACGATGGCCTCGCCATCCTTCAAGCCCAGCTTGCGCAGCATGCCGTCCATGCGGTCGGTGCCGAAAATACGCATCAGGTCGTCTTCCAGCGACAGGAAGAAGCTGGTAGCGCCCGGGTCGCCCTGACGGCCCGAGCGGCCGCGCAACTGGTTGTCGATGCGGCGGCTTTCGTGGCGCTCGGTGCCGATGACATAGAGACCGCCCGCGTTCAGGGCCTGGGTCTTTTTGGCTTCGATATCAACGCGCAGGGCAGCGATGCGCGCGTTGCGCTCCTCTTCGGGCAGGTCGGCCGGGATTTCGCGCTGGACCCGCATGTCCAGATTGCCGCCGAGCTGGATGTCGGTGCCACGGCCGGCCATGTTGGTGGCGATGGTCACGGCGCCCGGCACGCCGGCTTGGGCCACGATGAAGGCTTCTTGTTCGTGGTAGCGGGCGTTAAGCACCTGGGGCTTGATGGTGGTGTGCTTGCGCAACAACTCGGCCAGCATCTCGGACTTTTCGATGGACGTGGTCCCCACCAGAACCGGCTGACCGCGCTTGTGGCACTCGTCGATCAAGGTCACGATGGCGTCGTACTTTTCCTTGGCCGTGCGATAGACCTCGTCGTCGTGGTCCTTGCGCTTGACCGGACGGTTGGTGGGAATATCCACCACGCTCAGGCCATAAATCTCCTGGAACTCGGGGGCCTCGGTCATGGCCGTGCCGGTCATGCCGGCCAGACGGGGATACATGCGAAAGTAATTCTGGAAGGTGATCGAGGCCAGGGTCTGGTTCTCGGGGCGAATATCGACGTTTTCCTTGGCTTCCAGGGCTTGGTGCAAGCCATCGGAGAAGCGCCGGCCCTCCATGGCGCGGCCGGTGAACTCATCAATGATGATGACCTTGCCGCTTCGCACCATGTAGTGCACATCGCGGTCAAAGAGCTTGTGGGCGCGCAAGGCCTGGGTGGCGTGGTGCAAGGCCGTGACGTTGCGGGCATCGTAGAGGCTGCCCTCGACCAGCAAGCCGGTTTCTTGCAGCAAGGTCTCGATATGCTCGGAGCCTTCGTCGGTAAACGTAACGGCGCGGGCCTTTTCGTCCACCTCGTAGTCGTCGGGCACCAAGTGGGGGATCAGTTTATCGACGGCGCGGTAAAGAGCCGAGCTGTCCTCGGCTTGTCCCGAAATGATCAAGGGGGTGCGCGCCTCGTCGATCAAGATGGAATCCACCTCGTCCACGATGGCATAAGAGAAGGGCCGCTGGACCATATCCTCCAGGCGGTGCTTCATGTTGTCGCGCAGGTAGTCGAAGCCCAACTCGTTGTTGGTGCCGTAGGTCACGTCGCAGGCATAGGCCGCCTGGCGCTGGGCATCGTCCATCTCATTGACAATGACCCCGACACTGAGCCCCAAGAAGCGGTAGACTTGGCCCATCCACTCGGCGTCGCGCTTGGCCAGATAGTCGTTGACCGTCACCACGTGCACGCCCCGGCCGGTCAAGGCATTCAGGTACACAGGCAAGGTCGCGACCAGGGTTTTGCCTTCGCCGGTGCGCATCTCGGCAATGCGGCCTTGATGCAGCACGATCCCGCCCATCAACTGCACATCGAAATGGCGTTGACCCAAGGTCCGCTTGGCGGCCTCGCGCACGGTGGCGAAGGCTTCGGGCAACAGGGCCTCCAAAGACTCGCCATCGGCAAGGCGGTCCTTGAACCAGCCGGTGCGCGCACGCAATTCCTCGTCGCTCAGTCTCTCCACCTCTGGCTCCAGAGCCGAGATGGCCGCGACGGTCTTGGTCAGACCCTTGATGGTCCGGTCATTCGCGGTTCCGAAAAGCCGCCGGGCAATGGCGCCGAACATGGAAATCCTCGAGGTTGCGGGAAAGGTGGCGGGCGGACGAGCCCACGGCTCCCGACGACACCGGGAACCGGGATGGAACAGATAAGCGCCGTCCTTCGTCCTGTCAACGCAGGGCGGCGGCGGCGCGCTGGCGAGACAAACCCCGACCCTGCCCAAAACAAGACGCTTCACGAGCAGCACCTTGCATTTTTTGCTTTTCCCGGCGAGGTGTTGTCCCCATCTTCAGCCGAGACGCCGTTTCGCAGGGAGCCCCGCTTGTCCTCCCCCCGCCCGCCCCCGCGCCGCCCCTCCGGCCCCCGCTCCTTTTGGGAGGGGACGAGGCGCTGGCTGTTGCTCAGTCGCCTGTTTTTGGTCTGGGAACGCCTGTGCGCCGCCTTCTGGCCGCTGGCCTCGGTCCTGGGGGGGCTGCTGGCCCTGGCCCTGGCGGGCCTGCCCGCCTGGATGCCGGCCTGGGGCCATGCCCTGGTCTTGATGATCGGCGTCGCCTTGATCCTCGCCACGACAGGAGCCGGGTTGCGGCGCTTTCGCTGGCCCAGCCCGCACGAGGCGCGCCGACGCCTCGAGGCCGGCGCCACGGAGCGGGTGCTGACCGCCGCCACCGACCGTCTTGCCCTTGGAGACGCCGATCCCCTGACCCGGGCCCTGTGGGCCCGCCACCGCCGCCGAGCCCGCGCCGCCGCCGCCCGGTTGCGCCCGCGGCCGCCCGATCCCGTGGTCGCTGCCCGGGACCCGCGGGCGCTGCGCTTTATTCCGGTGCTGCTGCTGGTGGTGGGGGCGGTTCTGGGAGCCGGGGATCCGGGCTCCCGCCTGCTGGCTTTCTTGTCCCCGCGCCTGGGCAACGGCGAGGGCCGGCCCATCGCCCGGGTCTGGCTGACGGGGCCGGCCTGGGGCTGCCAGCGCCGACCCCGGACGAGGTGGTGGACCGTCTGCGAACCCTGCGGGCCGCCCTGGCCGATGGAGCGTTGACGCAAGAGCAGTTCGCGGCCGAGCGTCTGGCAATCTTGGATGCCTTGCTGCCGGCCCAGCCTCGCGAGCGGGCCCGCCTGATGCCGCCGCCGACCTTACCGGCGGAGGGACAGGTTGCCGAGGATCGGGTACGGGCCATGCGCGCCGCCGGACTGGTTTCTCCGGCCGATCTTGGGGCCGAGACTGCCGCGATCCAACGCAGCCTACGGGCCGCTGTGCCCAAGCCGGCCACCGCGGCGCGACCGGCGACGGCGGGGGAACGTGCCGCCAACGGGGTTCATCTGGCGTCGTATAAGTCGGAAGCGGCGGCGCGGGAGGCCTGGAAGGACTTGACCCGGCGCTTTCCCACCCTTCAGGGCTTGTCGCCGCGGGTCGTTCAGACCGATTTGGGGGCCAAGGGCGTGTTCATGCGGCTGGAGGCCGGGCCGGTCAGTTCGCCGCAGGCCTTGTGCCAGAGCCTGAAGCAGGCAGGGCAGTACTGCGCGCCGGTTGCGCTGTAGCGGCAGTAAAACAAGAAAGGCTGGGGAGGCGTGGCCTCCCCAAACCCCTCCTTTCCAGGGCTTCGTTTACCCGAACACTACTTTGGGCAACCACGTGGCGCCCTGAGGGAAGAGGGCCAGCAAGCCCAAGGCGAGAATCTGGATCAAAATGAACGGCACCACGCCGCGATAGATGTGCATGGTACTGATCTCGGGCGGTGCCACGCCGCGCAGGTAGAACAGGGCAAAGCCGAACGGGGGCGTCAGGAAGGAGGTCTGAAGGTTCATGGCCATCATCACGCCCAGCCAGACCGGATCGAGGCCCATCTTCAACAGCACCGGCCCGACAATGGGCACGACCACGAAGATGATCTCGATGAAGTCGAGGAAGAAGCCCATGATGAACATCACCAGCATGACCACCAGCATGGCGCCGACAACGCCGCCCGGCAGGTCGCTCAGGAACTGATGCACCATGGCCTCGCCGCCCAGTCCCCGGAAGACCAGGGAGAACAGGCCCGCGCCAATGACGATGACAAACACCATCGACGAAATCTGGGCCGTGGACCGCGACACCTCCCACAGCACGCCCGACGCCGACAACCGGCGCAAGGACACAACAAGACCCCAGACCACCGCCAGCAGGCCGAGAGTCGCCAGGACAAGGCCCAAGCCATCCGCAAAGCCAATCACCGTGCGGTTGATGCGCAGGTCGAACATCTGCACCATGACCAAAACCAGCACCAAGCCCAGGCCAGCGGCGTGAATGGGCAAGGGCGAGGCGTTCGCGTCGCTGCGCAGGCCGCCCAGCAGCAAGGCGCCGACCGCGCCCAGGGCCGCCGCTTCGGTGGGGGTGGCAACGCCCGCCAGAATGGAGCCCAGCACGGCGACAATGAGCAAAACCGGCGCCAGTAGAGCCTTGGCAAGGCGCAGCAGGGTTTGGCCCAGCGCCACCTTCTCGCCCTCGCTCGGCATGGCCGGGGCGCACGAAGGCCGCAACCAAGCGATCACGATCACATAGAGCATGTACAACCCGACCAGCGCGAGGCCGGGGATCAAGGCGCCGGCGAACAGGTCGCCCACGCTGACCGGATCGGGGGACCAGTTGCCCAGCGCGCGCTGGGCGTCGCCATAGGCGTTGGAAATCTGGTCGCCCAGCAGCACCAAAACGATGGAGGGCGGGATGATCTGGCCCAAGGTGCCAGCGGCGCAGATGGTGCCGCAGGTCAGGGCCGGGTCATAGCCGCGGCGCAGCATGGTGGGCAGGGACAGCAAGCCCATGGTCACCACGGTGGCGCCCACGATGCCCGTGGATGCCGCCAGCAAGGCGCCGACCACGCACACCGAGAGGCCCAACCCGCCGCGCAGCGACCCGAACAGGCGGCCCATGCTCTCTAACAGGTCCTCGGCCACCTTGGAGCGTTCGAGCATCACGCCCATGAACACGAACAACGGTGCGGCAATGAGCACGTCGTTGGTCATGGTGCCGAAAATGCGCTGGGGCATGGCCATGAGGAAGGCCGTGTCAAAGGCGCCGATACCCGCGCCCGCCAAGCCAAACAGCAAGGCCACACCGGCCAGAGTGAAGGCCACCGGGAACCCGGCGATGAGGAAGCCACAGGTCGCGGCAAACATCGCGAGGGCGTACAGTTCCTTGGCAAAAAGGCTCATGCGTGGTGCTCCCGCCGGGGGCCGAAGGCGGTATCAAGGCCCAGGAGAGTCAGCAGCGCACGCGCTCCTTTCGAGACACCTTGCACGATCAACAAGCCGGCAAAAATCAAGATGCTGGTTTTCAGCAAATAAATCCCCGGGATGCCGCTGGTCTCCTTGGATCCCTCGTGGACCGCCCACGCATTGGCCACATAAGGCCACGAGACATAGAGGACCAAAATACAAAACGGGAAGAGGAAGAAGACCGTGCCCAGAAGGTCAATCAGCGCTTTGCGCCGCCGACTGGCCTCGCGGTAAAAGATATCGACGCGCACGTGGCCGTCCATCAGCAAGGTATAGCCCGCCCCGACCATGAAAATCACGGCGTGCATGTACAAAACCGATTCCTGGAGCCAAATGAAGCCCAGACCGTACACATAGCGCAAGACCACGACAAGGAACTGGACCAGCACCATCACTAGCGCCAGTCCGGTGACAAGGCGCCCGACGGCCAAATTGAGGGCGTCAAGGGCACAGGAGAGGCGATATAAAGCACCCACCGAAGCCTCCCGGTGTGACAAGAGAAGAAAAAAACAGGAAAAAAGAGCGCCTTTCAGGAACGGAGGGGTCTGGGGAGGCTTGCCTCCCCAGCCTTCCTTTCCTCTGGCCTTTTAGTACTCGAACGGCAAGGCCCGAGCGTTAAAGTAAGCCTGATCAGCCAACCGGCCCCACTCCACCATCTTCTTGCGGAACGCCAGGAAGCTCTCGTACACCTTGGTGGTCATGGGATCAGCGGCTGCGACCTCGCGCACCACATCGCCCGACAGCTTGCCAATCTGGCGGATCGCCTCGTCGGGGAACAGGCGGTGCTGGACCTTGTGATCATTGACCAAGGTGCGCAGGGCGTCGGCGTTGCGGGCGTTGAACTCGGCCAAGCCGTAGTCGTTTTCCGCGCCACAAGCCGCTTCCATGATGGCCTTGTCTTCGGCCGACAACGAGTTCCAGAAATCGAGGTTGAAACCGGCCGAGATCGTGGCGCCCGGTTCGTGGAAGCCCGGCGAGTAGTAGTACTTGGCCACTTTGTAGAACCCGAAGGCCAAGTCGTTCCATGGGCCGACCCACTCGGTGGCGTCGATGGCCCCGGATTGCAGGGCCGGGAAGATCTCGCCGCCCGGCAGGTTGACCACCGCCGCGCCCAGACGCCGCATCACCTCGCCGCCCAGACCGGGCATGCGGATCTTCAGGCCCTTGAAGTCTTCCAGCGTGTTGATTTCTCGATTGTACCAGCCGCCCATCTGAACGCCGGTGTTGCTGGCGGCAAAGCCCTTGACCTTAAAGCCCGCCGCCAGTTCGTCCCACAGAGCCTGTCCACCGCCATGGTACAGCCATGCGTTGATCTCGGGACCGGTCAGGCCAAAAGGCACGTTCGAGAAAAAGTTGAAGGCTTTCGATTTGCCTTGCCAATAGTATTCCGAGCCGTGGTACATCTCGGCGGTGCCGCTGGACACGGCGTCGAAGGCCTCGAAGGCTGGGACCAGTTCGCCCGCCGCGAAGACCTTGACCGTGAACCGGCCTCCGGTCATGCGCGCGATGCGCTGGCCCAGTCGTTCGGCGGCGGTGCCCAGACCAGGGAAGTTCTTGGGCCACGCGGTGACCATTTTCAGTTCCCGGGTCCCCTGGGCCAGGGCCGGCCGGGGGAAGCTGCTGGCGGCGGCGACGGCGCCGGCCGCCGCTGCGCCACTCAGAAAGTCGCGGCGTTTCATGGGCGGATGTCTCCCTTTCGCTTTTTCGCGCGTCGCTTCCCTTCAAGGGAAGGCCCAGCGCGGCTGGCGAGTATGGGGGGGCTGGCCCCAAGAGGCAATCCCGCGACCGTTAGAAAAAAAGCAAGGCTGGGGAGGCGGGGCCTCCCCAGACCCCACGCTCATACGGGCTCTTCCCGTAAAGGAGGCCTCAGGAATCGAGGGGTCTGGGGAGGCCCCGCCTCCCCAGCCTTGCCTTCCATCACCCAGCGGTCTCCAGGTCCTCGAACGGCACCCAGCCCTGTCGGCTGAACGCTTCCAGGGGTTGAAAGCGTTCCTTGTAGGCCATCTTCGGACTGTTGGCGATCCAGTAGCCCAGATACACATAATCCAGGCCCTGGCGCAGGGTTTCCTCGATCAGCCAAAGGACAATCCACGTCCCCAAGGAGCGCTGAGGCGGCAAGGTGGTATCGAAAAACGAATAAACCGCCGACAGCCCATCCGAGAGATGGTCGATGAGACAGGCCGCCTTGAGGACCCCCGCCGGATCGCGGAACTCGGCGAGGGCCGTGCGGATCGGGCTATCCTCGATCATCGAGCGGTAATCAAAAAAGCCCATCAGGGCCATGTCGCTGTCGCCGTGGCGCGCGTGCTGGTACTGGGAGAACAGGTGGAACTGCTCGACGTTGGCCCGGGCCGGGATGAGACGCCCGCTCAGGTCGGCGTTGGCCGCCCAAACCTTGCGCAAAGTTCGCCGCTGTACGAAGTCATGCGAACGGATGCGCACAGGAACACAGGCCTCACAGCCCGCACAGACCGGGGCGTAGGCGATGGTGTGGCTGCGCCGGAAGCCCGCCCGCGACAAGGATTCGTGCAGCGGTTCGGCCTCCGATCCGGTCAGGTCGGTGACAACCTTGCGCTCCATCCGGCCCGGGAGATAGGGGCACGGCATGGGCGCCGTCGTAAAGAAAAAATGGGGACGATGGATGGGTCCCTGGTCCATGGTCTTTTGTGCCTTTTCCCAAACCGGCGTCCCCCTCGCCTGGAGACGGGGGTGTTCTGTTCCCGTTTTGCCAAAATCGGGAACGATTCGGGGAGGGCCCGTCTCCTCCCCCGCGCCCGGGTTTCCCCCTCGGAGCGACACGCCTAAAGCTGATTCGACTTCGGCACGGTCAGAATGCTAGGCGGGCGGGTCTGCGGCGCTCCGCTCGGCGCGCCGGCTCCTGAGGGGGCAGCCCCCGGGCCGTTGTCCTTGTACAGCTCCCGGTCGCGCAACAATGTGATGGTGATGCGACGGTTCCGGGCATTGGCCTTGTCTTCCGGCAGCAGCGGTTCGGTGTCCGCCTTGCCTTCGACTCGGTTGATTCTGCTTTCTCCCAAGCCAGTTGCCAGCAAGGCGCGGCGGCTGGCCAAGGCTCGGTCGGCTGAGAGTTCCCAGTTACCATAGCCGGAGGGATCAGCATAGGGGGTGGCATCGGTGTGCCCGGCGATGGCCACCTGATTGGGGAGGTCAGCAATGGACTTGGACACCAAGCCCATCAACTCGCGGGTATGGGGCAACAGGCGGCTGGAGCCGCTCGGGAACATGGACACGCCGTCTTGATCGACAATCTGAATGCGCAGGCCTTCGGGGGTATTGTCCACCAACAGGCTATCAGCCAGGGCCTTCAAGGCGGGCACAGCCTGGATGGCTTGTTTGAGGTCGGCGGCGGCCTTTTGGAATTCCTGATCCTGGCGCTTTTCGGCGGCGGCATCGCTTGGCGGCCGCGCTGCTCCTTGCCTTGGTCGCCTTGCTGTCCTTGCTGCCCTTTCTGGCCCTGGCCGCCCTGGGGCTTGCCGGTGCCGGTGCCGGGTTGGGTCCCGTCCGCGCCCATGCCGCCATCGGCGCCAGCGCCTTCGCCGGCATCGGCGTCGGGTTCGCCGCGGCGCGGGGTGTCGGCGTCGGTTTCGGTTTTTTCCTGGCCCTCGTTGGCGTCGCTAAAGTCGCTGCCGCCCGCGCCAATCGTGGGCGGGGGCAAGATAAGCTGGACGGTGGGAGAACTGGACTTGGATTGCATGGCGCCTTCCCCCAGGACCTGTCCGCCGAGCAGGCCGCCGGCGCCGCTGGGGTTTTGGGAGACGGCGGTGGGCGCAAAGTAGTTTGAGATACCGACCAACTGCTCCTCAGTGACTGAATTGAGCAGCCAGAGTAGCAGGAAGAAGGCCATCATGGCCGTCACGAAGTCGGCGTAGGCCACTTTCCAGGCGCCGCCATGCGCGGCATGACCGCCTTTTTTGACCCGCTTGATGATGATCGGCTGTTCGGCCACGGGGCTCGGCTCCTGGATTGATCGGGGGACCCTTGCCTTAGTCGGTCAGATTCGTGACCGTATCTTCAACCTCGGCGAAGGAGGGCTTGACCGAGGGGGGCAAAGTCTTGCGGGCGAATTCGATGGACACCTGAGGGGCATAACCCTGCATGTGGGCCAAAATGGCCGACTTCATGCACTGGAGGTACACGGTGTCGCTGTTGTGGACCGCCTCGATGGCCCGGGAAAAGGGTGCGAAGAAGCCATAGGAGAACAGCACACCGCAGAAGGTGCCGACGAGGGCGGCGCCGATCAGGTGACCCAGCACTTCCGGCGGCTCGGTGATCGAGCCCATGGTGTGGATCACGCCCAGCACCGCCGCGACGATACCCAGGGCGGGCATGGCGTCGGCCATGTCGTTCACGGCCTTGGAGATGGCGTGGTTTTCCGCATGATGGCTGTCGATTTCCGCGTCAATGATCGACTCCATTTCATGGGCGTTGTTGGTGCCCAGGGTCAGAAGGCGCAGATAGTCGCAGAGGAACTCGACGTTGTGGTGGTCATGGGAAACGTTGGGGAACTTTTGGAAGATCGGGCTCTCCTCGGGCTTTTCCACGTGGCTTTCGAGCGCCAAGTCACCTTTGGTTTTCGCGAGGCGAAACAGGGTGTATAAAAGCGAGAGAAGTTCCAGATAACTGGTCTTGTTGTGCCGGGGCCCCTTGAGCATGGGGCCCAAGGCCTTGGCTGTCCCGGAGAGGACCGTCTTGGTATTGCCGATAACGAACGATCCGGCTGCCGCGCCGAGAATGATCATGAATTCGAAGGGCTGCCAGAGCACGCCCATGTGGCCGCCGCCGAGCAGATACCCGCCCATCACGCTGCCGAGAACAATGATGGTGCCTATGATGATGAGCATTGTTGCACCGTGCAGACCGACCCGATGGATACCACGACCAGACATGGTCACTCTGTCATCTTAAGTACAGCGCTCTGCCCACATTCTCCAGCACAAAAAGAGCTTGACCCGTAACGATCGCGACCAACATCTCCAACGGGCCCTTTGCATCCTGCAACGAAAGCCCCGTCCCCTTTTCGGGAGTCTCCCCTCATGAGCGTTGATTCTTCGGTGTTTCGCAAGACCTTAGGGTGCTTTGCCTCGGGTGTGACCGTAGTCACGGCCCGAACGAAGGAAGGGATGCCGGCCGGCGTGACCGTGAGTGCTTTTTCTTCCCTGTCCCTCGATCCTCCGCTGGTGTTGTTTTGTCTTGGCCGGAGCAATACCCAGATTGATGCCTTCACCAGCGGCCCCTTGTGCGTGTCCATTCTCTCCTCTGAGCAGCGTGACGTGTCTTCACGCTTTGCCACCAAGGGAATCGACCGCTTTGCTCAGGGGGATCTTGAGGAGACGGACACCGGAATTCTGGCGCCCAAGGGAGCGTTGGCGCGTTTGGAGTGTACCGTTCACCAGGTGGTGGAAGGGGGAGATCACCTGATCATCGTGGCGCTCGTCGAAAAGGCCACATGGAGTGCCGAACATCGCCCCTTGGTTTACTTCCAGGGCGCCTATCAGGACATTCGCCCCGCGCCGTAATGTCTTTTTCGCAGGCCCGAGGGGTCTGGGGAGGCAGCACCTCCCCAGCCTTCTTTTTCTGGCTTGCTTCTCAGAGCATATTGAGGATCACGGTCTTCTTGTGGGTGAAGTGTTCCAGCATCGATTCCAAGGTGGCTTCCTTGCCCAACCCCGACGTCTTGACGCCGCCATAGGACAAGTTCGGCTGGACGACGAGGTTCTGGTTGACCTGCACGAAGCCAGCCTCCAGGCGCCGGGTCGCCTCCAGGGCCTTTTGCAAGTTGTTGGTCCACACCGTGGCGGCAAGGCCGAAGGGGCTGTCGTTGGCCGCCTCGATGACCGCATCGAAGTCAGTCCATTTGAACAGGCAGACCACCGGGCCGAAGACCTCTTCGCGGGCCGGKGGCGCGTCGGGCGCGATGTCGGTGAAAATCACCGGGCGCAGGAACAAGCCCTTGGCCAGGGCTGGATCGGTGGGCAGGCCCGAGCATTCGGTGGTGGTGGCGCCGCTGGCCCGACCTTTGGCGATATAGTCCTGGATGCGGGCGAACTGCTCGGGCGAGATCACGGTGCCGATGTCGGTGCGTTCATCCAGGGGGTCCCCCATCGCCAGGGCATCCACCCGCGCGCGCAGCCGTTCGAAGAAGGCATCGAACAGGTCGGCATGGACATAAATGCGGCTTGATGCCGTGCAGCTCTGGCCTTGGCGGGTGAAGCGCATGCCAGCCACGGCGCCGTCCACCGCGCGTTCCAGATCGGCGTCGGCCAGCACGATCATCGGGCTCTTGCCGCCCAGTTCCAGCGTGACCGGGATCAGCTTTTCCGCCGCCGTCTTGTAAACGATGCGTCCGGTTTCCACCGAGCCGGTGAACGTCACCTTGCGCACGTCGGGGTGGGAAACCAAGGGCGCTCCGGCGCCGGGACCGTCGCCCGAAACGATGTTGAACACCCCAGGCGGCAGCAAGGCGTTGAGGATCTGGCAGACCCGCAGCA is a window of Pararhodospirillum photometricum DSM 122 DNA encoding:
- the secA gene encoding preprotein translocase subunit SecA, with translation MFGAIARRLFGTANDRTIKGLTKTVAAISALEPEVERLSDEELRARTGWFKDRLADGESLEALLPEAFATVREAAKRTLGQRHFDVQLMGGIVLHQGRIAEMRTGEGKTLVATLPVYLNALTGRGVHVVTVNDYLAKRDAEWMGQVYRFLGLSVGVIVNEMDDAQRQAAYACDVTYGTNNELGFDYLRDNMKHRLEDMVQRPFSYAIVDEVDSILIDEARTPLIISGQAEDSSALYRAVDKLIPHLVPDDYEVDEKARAVTFTDEGSEHIETLLQETGLLVEGSLYDARNVTALHHATQALRAHKLFDRDVHYMVRSGKVIIIDEFTGRAMEGRRFSDGLHQALEAKENVDIRPENQTLASITFQNYFRMYPRLAGMTGTAMTEAPEFQEIYGLSVVDIPTNRPVKRKDHDDEVYRTAKEKYDAIVTLIDECHKRGQPVLVGTTSIEKSEMLAELLRKHTTIKPQVLNARYHEQEAFIVAQAGVPGAVTIATNMAGRGTDIQLGGNLDMRVQREIPADLPEEERNARIAALRVDIEAKKTQALNAGGLYVIGTERHESRRIDNQLRGRSGRQGDPGATSFFLSLEDDLMRIFGTDRMDGMLRKLGLKDGEAIVHPWVNKALEKAQQKVEARNFEIRKNLLKFDDVMNDQRKVVYEQRRDLMIVEDVSETVSAMRHEVIEDMVLAAMPHKAMPEQWDVEGLAEKVERILGLSVPLADWAHEEGIATDEVCARLVEAADAHMAERVALYGASVIRMVEKSLLLQILDGVWKEHLLHLEHLRQGISLRAYGQRDPLNEYKSEAFSLFQAMLSELRERVTAVLCNVQLNFEPPPQAQTEPPIPTSATGPVAMSVTGHPIDPQRPETWGPVSRNEPCPCGSGKKYKHCHGALA
- a CDS encoding DUF4175 family protein, which gives rise to MSSPRPPPRRPSGPRSFWEGTRRWLLLSRLFLVWERLCAAFWPLASVLGGLLALALAGLPAWMPAWGHALVLMIGVALILATTGAGLRRFRWPSPHEARRRLEAGATERVLTAATDRLALGDADPLTRALWARHRRRARAAAARLRPRPPDPVVAARDPRALRFIPVLLLVVGAVLGAGDPGSRLLAFLSPRLGNGEGRPIARVWLTGPAWGCQRRPRTRWWTVCEPCGPPWPMER
- a CDS encoding TRAP transporter large permease, which produces MSLFAKELYALAMFAATCGFLIAGFPVAFTLAGVALLFGLAGAGIGAFDTAFLMAMPQRIFGTMTNDVLIAAPLFVFMGVMLERSKVAEDLLESMGRLFGSLRGGLGLSVCVVGALLAASTGIVGATVVTMGLLSLPTMLRRGYDPALTCGTICAAGTLGQIIPPSIVLVLLGDQISNAYGDAQRALGNWSPDPVSVGDLFAGALIPGLALVGLYMLYVIVIAWLRPSCAPAMPSEGEKVALGQTLLRLAKALLAPVLLIVAVLGSILAGVATPTEAAALGAVGALLLGGLRSDANASPLPIHAAGLGLVLVLVMVQMFDLRINRTVIGFADGLGLVLATLGLLAVVWGLVVSLRRLSASGVLWEVSRSTAQISSMVFVIVIGAGLFSLVFRGLGGEAMVHQFLSDLPGGVVGAMLVVMLVMFIMGFFLDFIEIIFVVVPIVGPVLLKMGLDPVWLGVMMAMNLQTSFLTPPFGFALFYLRGVAPPEISTMHIYRGVVPFILIQILALGLLALFPQGATWLPKVVFG
- a CDS encoding TRAP transporter small permease subunit, translating into MGALYRLSCALDALNLAVGRLVTGLALVMVLVQFLVVVLRYVYGLGFIWLQESVLYMHAVIFMVGAGYTLLMDGHVRVDIFYREASRRRKALIDLLGTVFFLFPFCILVLYVSWPYVANAWAVHEGSKETSGIPGIYLLKTSILIFAGLLIVQGVSKGARALLTLLGLDTAFGPRREHHA
- a CDS encoding TRAP transporter substrate-binding protein, encoding MKRRDFLSGAAAAGAVAAASSFPRPALAQGTRELKMVTAWPKNFPGLGTAAERLGQRIARMTGGRFTVKVFAAGELVPAFEAFDAVSSGTAEMYHGSEYYWQGKSKAFNFFSNVPFGLTGPEINAWLYHGGGQALWDELAAGFKVKGFAASNTGVQMGGWYNREINTLEDFKGLKIRMPGLGGEVMRRLGAAVVNLPGGEIFPALQSGAIDATEWVGPWNDLAFGFYKVAKYYYSPGFHEPGATISAGFNLDFWNSLSAEDKAIMEAACGAENDYGLAEFNARNADALRTLVNDHKVQHRLFPDEAIRQIGKLSGDVVREVAAADPMTTKVYESFLAFRKKMVEWGRLADQAYFNARALPFEY